The Theobroma cacao cultivar B97-61/B2 chromosome 1, Criollo_cocoa_genome_V2, whole genome shotgun sequence genome contains the following window.
ATTTCCACATCGGAAACAGCTGTCAATCGGATCACAGggtatataatttattatctcGCCCTTTTGTATTTGTAATCTACAGATAGATCTTGTAAATGGTATGCCTAGTTGCTCAGTTAATAAACTTTGTTActgttgtattttttttttttgattgtCCACCCTTGATTTTGTTGACGGATGAATTGCTTCAGATCTAAGCTAATTGATTGAATCTTATCAATCTCTTGAGTCTTCAATAAATCTATAAGAGGCTAAAATTAGGGTGAAATAAGTAGATGTTTCTAGTTGAGCGGTCTTTGatcactcttttttttatttttgtacttCTAATTTTAGATGTGATAACAtgaaaaagttatgaaattatGTGCACCCTGTTATAGATTTCTTGGTCCGACTCGTGTCGATTATATTATCCAGAGCTTTCTCTTCATTATTGTAGGTTCTCATGTGCTAAAATTCCTGTTTATGATGGAACCCATTCAATATTTTTGCCCCTGTTTTGGAGTTCAAACTATTTGGTACTGTTGTAACTTGCAAGGttaatttgattgttttcttttctcacaCCCTGCTTCATTTGTAATTGCATGGTAACTGGGCACAAATTAAAATGTGCCATATTAACTTTCCTTCAATTTTAATGTATAGAGATGAATTGGGTCGTTTTGTTGCCGACAAACGCTGTCTAATGAGCCTTAAGATGGAAGGATGTTCTAATTTAGGGGGCTTTGTCCTTTCTTCATCAAGTCTGTCGACACTCTGGCTTTCTGATCTTTATTCACTCTCTAAGACGGTAACATTTTCATCAGGTCCTCATTTCTTCTACGTTAGCCATCTGGGGCATTTAAAGTGAATTTGTGTTTACATGTGCCACCTTTTGTAGGTTTTTAACTGTCCCAATTTGAAAGAGATATCCTTAGAATTTTCTCGCCTAGAAAATGATACTACTGATCTTTGTACCATGATTGATGGTATGGGAAGATGTTGTCCAAGGTTGCAAAATATTCACATTGCATCAGTTCGTCTTTCTCATGCTGTTGTGCTTTCTCTTACGGCTGCAAACTTGAGGTTTGTTGATCTTTTGGTCTACAAGTTCATTTTATCAAGTATCGTATATGAATCTAAGAACATTGGATGTAATGCTTGTTTGCTTTCTTAAGAGTAGTAGTGATTAATTGGCCTTGCTCTTTTCAGTTTTCTATCATTGTTGTGTTTTGAGCATTGGGAGGATTGATGAATCACTAGTTTAATAACAATCGTCCATTATTCAGGGGCCTGCGAATGCTTTCACTTGTTCTTGGCTCAGAAATCACTGATGCATCTGTTGCTGCTATTGCTTCAAGCTATTCAAGATTAGAATTACTTGATCTGAGTGGGTATGTTTTGCTCCAGCTTGGCTAAATTAATCTATTTATCTGGGCTCGTTCTAAATGATTGcttttttatcaattaatcCTCAGAACCAATTTTCCTAATGCTTGCTGCTTGGTTTCAGGTCTAGCATCAGTGACAGTGGCATTGGAATGATCTGCAATGTGTTCCCGAACACGTTGTCAAGACTCCTCCTTGCTCTTTGTCCTAACATCACTTCAAGTAATCTTCATGTCTAAGACTCTCAcctatatatatttacctaTAATTGTCCTACTTTATGTAAATCtattcattaatatttttctctGCATTTCTCAGGTGGAATTCAGTTTGCCACAGCTCAACTACCTCTTCTTGAACTTATGGATTGCGGGATGACCATATGTGATCCCAATTCCCAGAATTCACCCAGTGATGAAAGTGGCAACAATGAACTTCCAAATTCATTTAATAGCAAATTGCACCTCATGTACCAGAAGCTTATTATCAAACACAGCCGATTAAAAAAACTCAGTTTGTGGGGTTGTTCTGGCTTAGATGTGAGATCTTTTAGTCCATAATCTTGATTGTATTGCTagttttttcttaatattctCTTGTGGTTCTTATTTGTGAATGTCAATGCAGGCTTTATGTTTAAACTGTCCAGAACTCAATGACCTTAATTTAAACTCTTGTAAAAACTTGCATCCAGGTATGGTATTTGCTAGTTTGAACATTGTCATTTACCTATGCTCATCTTTCCTTGtgatttattcaataaaattgtGTGTTTTCCTCAGAGAGATTGCTACTTCAATGCCCAAGTTTGCAAAACGTTCATGCATCGGGATGTCAGGAGTTGTTAATTGGGGCCATTGAAGGCCAGGTAAATACCAATATTTTTGTGCTCCATTTTGCACTTGTTAAGGCACTCATGTGGTATGCTTTATCCAACTTTTGGGGGGTTGAAATCAGTTGCCCTTATCAATAGGTTTTGCTCTTGTTTAATCTTTGAAAACATTGACAGGTCAGTGATAACTTGGCTTCTGTGGAAAATCATTTTCCATGTAAGCGTCTAGCTGATGGCTCTAAGAGGGTTCGTGCACCAAATTTTCTCAGTCAACAGGTATAGTTTAAAGCAGAATTTGGTTTTGGAGGAAAAATTGAGATGGGAATGGACTATTATTATGACACCATTCTGAACATTGCTGTACATATGACGTTAGTTTTGTTCTGACCTGCTATGTCATTAAGTTAAGAGATACTTAGCAATGAAATTATTCTGGTTATTCGATGTAAAAGAAATCCTTGTTGCATTGCTGGACCCAAACCAAAATTGGTTTTGTTTTAGTGACAGCGAACGCCACACTTGGATTGATAATTCAAAGTTTGGAGAAAATAGTAAAGGGTTTGGGGAAAGAAAAGCTAATGTGAAGTTTTGTTGTTTGCAATTGCAGTCAAGTGAAGATGATAAGAAACGAAGGAGGATAGTGGGACGACAATGTTGTAACGTGCTTGTGGACTGAAAATCCCATTTTTTGATACCTCTACTTTGCATAGCAATTCTATTGTACGAACGCATTGTTGTCTGTTGTCCTAAACACTAGAGCAGTTCTCATAATAATTCAAACCCCGTCGTAAAAGGCACTCAATTTGCCTTTTCCATGTAACTGTGTTGTTACACAAACATTCCAAGGCTGTTGCTGCAGTTTTTATCCaataaaagtttattattttatcaaaggttttttgtctttttccttttaagttttaacaccaaaaataattaaaaacagcGGTGGTATGGTGAAGTTTGAATCTTCAACAAAAAGGAACAAAACTTCACTTTTTAGCTAGCAACTTCTATGTGGTCTATACATTACTTTTATTAAGgtgttattttaaaataataacatactattaattttttaaaaaattatattttatatacatTTGTGagggtatttttttaattttataaataaatttctgTAATTAAAGATGATAAAACTTGATTTCTCTTGTGAATTTCACATTGATCTGCTCGAATGTGTTggtttatctttttttataagaaaaaaaaacaagagcgAAATTGTTTTATAGGTTAACTTCTTATTAAACAATtccattaaaatattattatttttgtatatcCTTTGAAACCTTTTTTTGTCTTATTTACATTGTTTTattcttgtattttttttttcaattaacattttatggattttttctctattagcatattgtggataatttttatttcctcaagagattaaattattaatttgcaTAGTATAATTacaaaagtaataaataagcaatctaaatttgaattgaagacatttttataattttgttgagtaaaattaataatataatttttgtgaaaatataaattattcgTAGAATTTACtaattagtaaaaaaaattcacaaattattaattgagaaaaaactTACAAATTatcatatgaaaaaaaaaattaaaattacaatGATATGGGTGGaatttgtcattttctatTTGATAAGTAAGGCGAGGCAGTTATACTATACTAATGGCCCCTCTCATCTTgcttaaattattattattattattatatattttttatacatatgaatttatatatttaaaaataattaaattcgAATATTTATGTTGTATTTTGAAAGTTcaaacttatattttattttatatacttttgaaaattatatagaATTCGACATACCAAAATTCgtattaaacaattttattttattttaaattactaTAATTATACATTATTGTGTAAATTGATATGTAAgatttatgaataaaaaatatagttaTTAGTAAAAGTAAATaggtatattttttattatctatttaattaaattgattttcgtAAAAAAGTTATTCACAAGGCAAAAGATTTTACTGTTCAAGTGAGACGTGATAGATGAAACAATTCAAACAGTCACTATAGTTctaatgttatattttacataataaaatttaagttaaaatatgtagacaatttaaaattttaatcaaaattatataaaaattcattaattttagaAACAGACACTTCACcataaaaatcttaaaaccgttaacaaaaaaaataaaaatattaaaatattttttatttttcatttttaaaaacttttttcttaaaaatattacgTTTCAAGCTAGATTCGGGCAGATCTAGGGGAGCGCGAAAATGGCATTACCTAGTGGAGTGCGGATTTAGTTGGCTTGGAAGGTAagttcttttttcaaaaaaaaaaataaataaaaaataaaattttatataatattataatttttgacatattcaaagataaaattattcaaaatatattattacgtcaacaaataaacaaaaatcttaataattgatgaatataaaaaaaaatatttttatgaaatggaATACCTATTTTTCAAACCGATAGActttatgaaattttgatcaaaatttaaagatatttaaatattttattttaaaatatatattatttaataattaaataatataatattattttttaaatatatctaaatgaatatatatacacttttTAAGCCGGCTTGTAAAGTTATCGGTGTTAAATGAAAATCCAAATATGTTTTATGCACACTATCTAATTGTAATAATTTTCACAGATATATTGGAAAATGAAGGGGTGTTCGCTGTTCCTTAACGGCGTTACTTGAACGCGAGACAAACTAGAGAAGGCACGACGCCATTGCGAAGACAGCAACTTGATCAAATTACTCCAAATGAACACGTGTCTTGCTCTCGTTAACTGTTTGACAGATCCATTGCCCATTGGGTTCTTACTCAGTTTACTGATTTACCCGGAAAAAAGAAGGCAAGCCATTTCAGGTTCTGGAATCATTCCTTCCAACCTCTCTAGGCTCTCCCTCTCTGTCTGACGGTTCGGCAATGGAGATTCCTTCGATTTCCAGGAATCCAAGaccctttttctcttcttcgaAAGGttccaatttccttttctctttaaatCATGTTTGTGCTTGTACTACGATCCTTTTTTCTTATAGAATTGCTTTTACCaatttgccttttttttttttggcttgtTTTACTAAAAGATCCTGCATCTTCAATGAGTATATTTATTATTGTGCAGAGTCTTTGTTGTTCAAAAGAGTTAAGCTTTCTTCATGGAATCAACATCTGGTGTCCATTTCGTTGAATTCAAGAACTGCACCGCCTTTATTAGGCCGGTACAGTTCTCTAGTTCAGAAGGAGAACCCATTGAAGGTTAAATTTCTTATTGCTATCTTTCAATTCTTTATAATTCCTTCTCCCCCTCTTCCTATGTAATTTACTTTGCTTTGATACTTAATGTCTTCCCTTTTGTAGGTTATATGCTGTCAAAGGAAAGAACTTCCGGTTTTGGAGGCCAGGTATTGGATCTTTATACATTGGAAAGATGATCCGAACATGTGGGAATCATTGAGTAATAGTTTCACTCCATTTGTTTACGTCCGTATCGTTGCAATAGGATGCAGTTATTTATGTTGTTGATGCTTTATTAATATCTCTTCATGTTTGGGTTTAAAATGTCGGGctattaaaatattgtttatcCCAAATTGCTCTAGCTTTACCACACTCCCATGGTTGATTGCTCTCTCTTTGGTGCTTTTGTCACATGTTGATAGGAGCATATTCAGCTGCAAAATCAATTTCTGTTTCTACTCAAGCCACATGTCTCTAGTCTATCATATTGATACAGAATCAGATGGGAaactttttcttataaaaactGACTTCATTGATGTGAGCTTAACTCACTAGACATGGTATATCTGATATATTTATGCTTTTCTTATTTGGAGTTGGATATGAAATGCAGTTAATCAGATATATTTATGCTTTTCTTATTTGGAGTTTGGATATGAAATGTAGTTAttgttggtgtattttcaaaataaaagattgtCTCACATAATGGAAAGCTATCTTAGCTTAAAGGTTATGTcacataaaatacataatgtGGTGAATGGTTATGTCTCTTTATAAAGTGACATATTGGAAAAACATTTCCAAATCCAAAGGTTACAAGACAATTGGAAAAACACCATAGTTCAAAAGTTTAGATATGGAAAGTTATCTTTTCATAttgtagtttgaatattatgtCTTATGGAATGAATAGTTGTCTTTTCATAAGgcattattgaaacaatatCTTTATCCAAGAATTGTATCTTACAAAATGCAAAGGTATCTTTTAGACAAAGAGATGACTTAATGAAAGGGTTGTGTCCTTGAGAAGAGTCACTTGCAAGCTTATATAAATGACATGCTGTCAACCATTTTGACatatcaaaaacaaataagacaagagcaaaaaaatcaagagaGATAGAAGTATTATGTtctgaaaataaatataaacactTGAAAGTCAAACAACTTTGTAAACTTTCGGATGTATCTAGCAGCTTATCTCGTAAAGTGCAAAGATGACGTTAGATGTTGGTTTCATTGTATTCCTAAAGCTATTTGAATAATTCCCCTTTTGTATACCAAGTGGTGGAGGcgaaataagttttaaagataGTATTTATTGAAAGGCTCAccttgaagtcaattttgcCGATTATTTGAATTCCATCTAAATCCCTTTTGCATCAATAGTTATTGGTTAGTTGTTTTTATTGCTTTCAATTGTTGATGAGTTGAGAAAAgttcttttttaatttctttactAATTTTACATCTCTGCTACTCATTGGTTATAGGGTAAAATATGGTCATGTATGCTATTTGGTCTTTAAGCAATTTTActtgttttcttatttattctttttatcctCTA
Protein-coding sequences here:
- the LOC18613233 gene encoding F-box/LRR-repeat protein 17 isoform X2; protein product: MHHPQPHISSSAAASAAAAAAAAFDLKPAKRRGSYNCGRCGLPKKGHVCQVINTDSTPTLTSTPTSTPATTTITDASSSAARPPHHPPRQPYSHLRRALSFDDIDIRCDSPELDLDGYDSPFLGTDLDPDNEIVSGGLPAGCLWEVLRRLPPAGLMAAARVCKGWRETTKRLWRAAEELRLRVPPGAQLGFIGSVLQKCPSLVRLSLKMESDVDATMLACIAFSCPNLESMEISTSETAVNRITGGLRMLSLVLGSEITDASVAAIASSYSRLELLDLSGSSISDSGIGMICNVFPNTLSRLLLALCPNITSSGIQFATAQLPLLELMDCGMTICDPNSQNSPSDESGNNELPNSFNSKLHLMYQKLIIKHSRLKKLSLWGCSGLDALCLNCPELNDLNLNSCKNLHPERLLLQCPSLQNVHASGCQELLIGAIEGQVSDNLASVENHFPCKRLADGSKRVRAPNFLSQQSSEDDKKRRRIVGRQCCNVLVD
- the LOC18613233 gene encoding F-box/LRR-repeat protein 17 isoform X1, which encodes MHHPQPHISSSAAASAAAAAAAAFDLKPAKRRGSYNCGRCGLPKKGHVCQVINTDSTPTLTSTPTSTPATTTITDASSSAARPPHHPPRQPYSHLRRALSFDDIDIRCDSPELDLDGYDSPFLGTDLDPDNEIVSGGLPAGCLWEVLRRLPPAGLMAAARVCKGWRETTKRLWRAAEELRLRVPPGAQLGFIGSVLQKCPSLVRLSLKMESDVDATMLACIAFSCPNLESMEISTSETAVNRITGDELGRFVADKRCLMSLKMEGCSNLGGFVLSSSSLSTLWLSDLYSLSKTVFNCPNLKEISLEFSRLENDTTDLCTMIDGMGRCCPRLQNIHIASVRLSHAVVLSLTAANLRGLRMLSLVLGSEITDASVAAIASSYSRLELLDLSGSSISDSGIGMICNVFPNTLSRLLLALCPNITSSGIQFATAQLPLLELMDCGMTICDPNSQNSPSDESGNNELPNSFNSKLHLMYQKLIIKHSRLKKLSLWGCSGLDALCLNCPELNDLNLNSCKNLHPERLLLQCPSLQNVHASGCQELLIGAIEGQVSDNLASVENHFPCKRLADGSKRVRAPNFLSQQSSEDDKKRRRIVGRQCCNVLVD